A window of Paremcibacter congregatus contains these coding sequences:
- the pgl gene encoding 6-phosphogluconolactonase, which produces MTQITEKKFTRKQALFDQLFQDTTTRLQKAVAEKDMASVLLSGGTTPGSFYDVLSHADIPWDKICLSVTDERWVPATNPASCEYLVRQTLMQNRAATARFFPLKSPPDALMDGYAITLDSLRQMPQPFDMVLLGMGLDGHVASLIPTAEDTARGLDPANKNICQYIRNPGGDYPRISMTVNSLLNVAQVTLLFFGVEKWAVYQDALHDTAFTWPVSHILHQDQTPVEIYWCP; this is translated from the coding sequence ATGACACAGATTACGGAAAAAAAATTCACCCGCAAGCAGGCTCTGTTTGACCAACTGTTTCAGGACACCACAACCCGCCTGCAGAAAGCCGTCGCGGAAAAAGATATGGCTTCTGTATTGCTGTCGGGCGGCACCACCCCCGGCAGTTTTTACGATGTGCTGTCCCATGCCGATATCCCATGGGATAAAATCTGTCTCAGCGTCACCGATGAGCGCTGGGTGCCCGCTACCAATCCGGCCAGTTGCGAATATCTCGTTCGTCAAACCCTGATGCAGAACAGGGCGGCCACGGCCCGTTTCTTTCCGCTGAAGTCACCCCCCGATGCGCTCATGGACGGTTATGCCATAACGCTGGACAGCCTGCGCCAGATGCCGCAACCTTTTGATATGGTGTTACTTGGCATGGGGCTGGATGGCCATGTGGCGTCCTTGATTCCCACGGCAGAGGATACCGCCAGAGGCCTTGACCCGGCCAACAAGAACATCTGCCAGTATATCCGCAATCCGGGGGGTGATTACCCGCGCATCAGTATGACCGTCAATAGTCTGTTGAATGTAGCGCAAGTGACGCTCCTGTTTTTCGGCGTCGAAAAATGGGCCGTTTATCAGGATGCGCTCCATGATACCGCCTTCACCTGGCCAGTGAGCCATATCCTGCATCAAGATCAAACTCCTGTCGAAATATACTGGTGCCCGTAA
- the zwf gene encoding glucose-6-phosphate dehydrogenase: MRQLDIILFGGSGDLATRKLIPALAHIMQNSDLLDHSRLLIAAQDVRDDQEFRTAFAARIAPHLSETTPEQLDRLMRRMDVMSLDLRAEDAWRSLSDWLSPANDRDIIYYFAVPSFLFASLCRKIRQHNLNPPQSRIVVEKPLGEDLTSAAEINGVISETFAETQIFRIDHYLGKTALQNILPLRIQNPGLEALWHADSIDNIQITLTETVGVEGRTELLDRIGTLKDMVQNHMLQTVALLTMDLPQNLTASQIRRGKIEVLQSLRPITEDSILSNMVIGQYRAGTLGGQTVSGYQEEISASAGTGEMFVALRIFIDTDRWAGVPVYLRTGKRLRQRCGEIVITFKPRSASPDANERPRRLMIEIHPDQNILSDLPLTLHNPLAEGENTRIQDAYEKLLQDVIQNDQTFFVHWDEIEASWRWIDQISHARQKVNVPMQSYAPGTNGPISSHLLPRQDGKYWYSNRVDKE, from the coding sequence ATGAGACAGCTCGACATAATCTTATTTGGCGGCAGTGGCGACCTGGCCACCCGCAAGTTGATCCCCGCCCTGGCCCATATTATGCAGAATAGTGATTTGCTTGATCACAGTCGCCTTCTGATCGCCGCCCAGGATGTTCGGGATGATCAAGAATTTCGCACCGCCTTCGCCGCCCGCATTGCCCCCCATCTCAGCGAGACCACCCCAGAACAGCTTGACCGGTTGATGCGTCGCATGGACGTCATGTCCCTTGATCTGAGAGCAGAAGACGCCTGGCGCAGCCTGTCGGACTGGCTGTCGCCAGCAAACGACCGCGACATCATTTACTATTTTGCCGTGCCATCATTTTTATTTGCCTCCCTCTGCCGGAAAATTCGTCAGCATAATCTGAACCCGCCCCAGTCCCGCATTGTCGTGGAAAAACCGCTCGGCGAGGACCTGACAAGCGCAGCAGAAATCAACGGCGTCATATCGGAAACATTCGCGGAGACCCAGATCTTCCGTATTGATCATTATCTCGGCAAAACCGCGCTGCAGAATATCCTGCCCCTGCGGATACAGAACCCGGGCCTTGAGGCCCTGTGGCACGCGGACAGCATAGATAACATCCAGATCACCCTTACCGAAACTGTCGGGGTGGAAGGCCGTACAGAATTGCTCGACCGCATCGGAACGCTGAAGGACATGGTCCAGAATCATATGTTGCAAACCGTGGCGCTTCTGACCATGGATCTGCCACAAAATCTGACCGCCAGCCAGATCCGCCGGGGCAAGATCGAGGTCCTGCAATCTCTGCGACCGATTACAGAAGACAGCATCCTGTCCAATATGGTAATCGGACAATATCGCGCCGGAACACTTGGAGGTCAGACCGTGTCCGGCTATCAGGAAGAAATTTCCGCCTCTGCCGGCACCGGTGAGATGTTTGTCGCGCTGCGCATCTTTATTGACACCGACCGCTGGGCCGGGGTGCCTGTTTATCTGCGAACCGGCAAAAGATTGCGACAGCGCTGTGGTGAAATTGTCATCACCTTCAAGCCCCGTAGCGCTTCCCCAGACGCCAATGAACGACCCCGACGGTTGATGATTGAAATCCATCCCGATCAGAATATCCTTTCCGACCTGCCCCTGACCTTACACAATCCTCTGGCGGAGGGGGAAAACACCCGGATTCAGGATGCTTACGAAAAACTGCTGCAGGACGTTATCCAGAACGACCAGACCTTCTTTGTCCATTGGGATGAAATTGAGGCCTCCTGGCGCTGGATTGATCAGATCAGTCACGCCCGGCAGAAAGTGAATGTTCCCATGCAGTCATATGCCCCCGGCACAAACGGCCCAATTTCAAGCCATCTTCTGCCCCGGCAGGACGGAAAATACTGGTACAGCAACAGAGTAGACAAAGAATGA
- a CDS encoding LacI family DNA-binding transcriptional regulator, producing MLEKKRSRATIDDVAERASVSIKTVSRVMNQEPNVREKTRDKVLKAAKELNYQPNLSARMLAGDRSYLLGMLYDTPSNYNNDIQVGALARCREGGYNLVVDQCDPETDDVAQKVDQMLAQSNLDGVILTAPLCDHQPLLDILNGRGVPFVRVTPMINLEQGPCVYMDDYQAAYDMTSYLVSLGHKDIGFIKGHPGHGSAAMRYKGFCDALKAHGLRLKEDFVKQGFYSYRSGMAAAEEIFADAPHPTAVFASDDDMAAGVEAAAHKYGLEIPAQLSVVGFDDTPIAEVIWPQLTTIRQPIPEMAGAAVQLLIEGKSRKGGAKSDNATQNILIDFELVERESSSAPAIASSS from the coding sequence GTGCTGGAAAAAAAACGCAGTAGAGCGACGATCGATGATGTGGCGGAACGTGCGAGCGTGTCCATAAAAACCGTTTCACGGGTGATGAACCAGGAACCCAATGTGCGGGAAAAAACCCGTGACAAGGTGTTGAAGGCGGCGAAGGAGTTGAATTATCAACCCAACCTGTCGGCGCGGATGCTGGCGGGCGACCGATCTTACCTGCTGGGGATGCTTTATGATACGCCCAGTAACTATAATAATGACATTCAGGTCGGGGCGTTGGCCCGCTGCCGGGAAGGCGGCTATAATCTGGTGGTGGATCAATGTGACCCGGAAACCGATGACGTGGCCCAGAAGGTTGATCAGATGCTGGCCCAGTCGAATCTTGACGGGGTGATCCTGACCGCACCCTTGTGTGATCATCAGCCTCTGCTCGATATTCTGAACGGTCGGGGGGTGCCCTTTGTCCGCGTCACGCCAATGATCAATCTTGAACAAGGCCCCTGTGTCTATATGGATGACTACCAGGCGGCGTACGATATGACCTCCTATCTGGTTTCTCTTGGCCATAAAGATATCGGTTTTATCAAGGGCCATCCGGGTCATGGCTCGGCGGCGATGCGCTACAAAGGCTTTTGCGATGCGCTGAAGGCGCATGGGTTGCGCTTGAAAGAAGATTTCGTCAAGCAGGGGTTTTATTCCTACCGCTCCGGCATGGCGGCGGCAGAGGAAATCTTCGCGGATGCGCCACACCCGACGGCGGTCTTTGCCTCGGACGATGATATGGCGGCCGGGGTTGAGGCGGCGGCCCATAAATATGGTCTGGAAATTCCCGCTCAGTTGTCTGTGGTGGGCTTCGATGATACGCCGATCGCCGAGGTGATCTGGCCCCAGCTCACCACTATCCGTCAACCAATCCCCGAGATGGCCGGGGCGGCGGTGCAATTGCTGATCGAAGGCAAAAGCCGCAAGGGGGGCGCCAAGTCCGATAACGCCACGCAGAATATTCTGATCGATTTCGAACTGGTGGAACGGGAATCCAGCAGTGCGCCCGCCATAGCGTCATCATCCTGA